The DNA segment tctcatcatttcatcttttcatctcatttcatctcatcatctcatcaactcttttcatcttatctcatcatttcatttcatctcatcatttcatctcatctcgtatcttatctcatttcaatttcgtttcattatttcatgtcatctcatctcatctcatcatttcatctcatcatttcatctcatcacctcatcatttcatcattttatttcatcatctcatcatttcatctcatctcatttcgattttatttcaatttcatttcactatttcatttcatctcatcatttcatctcaccatttcatttcatcatctcatctcatcatttcatttcatcattcatctcatcatctcatcattcatctcatcatttcatatcatcattttatctcatctatcatttcatctcatttcatctcatctcattccatcacatttcatctcattttatgtcatcatttcatgtcatcatttcatcacatctcatctcatcatttcatctcatcatttcatcatttcatctcatttcaactcattgcatctcagctcatttccatttcattattccgtttcatcatttcattcattatgtcatttcatctcatatttcatctcatctcatcatttcatctcattttatctcatctcatttcatcatttcatctcatcatttcttatctcatcatttccatttcattttcatttcattatttcatcatttcattattttatttcatctcatttcattcatttcattatgtcatttcatttcatctcattacatttcatctaatttcatttcacctcatttcatctcatcatttcatttcatctcatttcatcttttcatctcatttcatctcatcatctcatcaactcttttcatcttatctcatcatttcatcatttcatctcatcatttcatctcatctcgtatcttatctcatttcaatttcatttcattatttcatgtcatctcatctcatctcatcatttcatctcatcatttcatctcatcacatctcatcatttcatcattttatttcatcatctcatcatttcatctctcatttcgattttatttcaatttcatttcactatttcatctcatcatttcatctcaccatttcattccatcatctcatctcatttcatttcatcattcatctcatcatctcatcattcatctcatcatttcatatcattttatctcatctatcattttatctcatttcatctcatctcattccatcattacatctcatttcatctcattttatgtcatcatttcatgtcatttcatcacatctcatctcatcatttcatctcatcatttcatcatttcatctcatttcaactcattgcatctcagctcatttccatttcattattccatttcatcatttcattcattatgtcatttcatctcatcatatttcatctcatctcatcatttcatctcattttatctcatctcatcatttcatcatttcatctcatcatttcttctcatctcatcatttccatttcattttcatttcattatttcatcatttcattattttatttcatctcatttcattatttcatttcattatgtcatttcatttcatctcattacatttcatctaatttcatttcacctcatttcatctcatcatttcatttcatctcatcatttcatcttttcatctcatttcatctcatcatctcaacccttttcatcttatctcatcatttcatcatttcatctcatcatttcatctcatctcgtatcttatctcatttcaatttcatttcattatttcatgtcatctcatctcatctcatcatttcatctcatcatttcatctcatcacatctcatcatttcatcattttatttcatcatctcatcatttcatctctcatttcgattttatttcaatttcatttcactatttcatttcatctcatcatttcatctcaccatttcatttcatcatctcatctcatcatttcatcattcatctcatcatctcatcattcatctcatcatttcatatcattttatctcatctatcatttcatctcatctcattccatcattacatctcatttcatctcattttatgtcatcatttcatgtcatcatttcatcacatctcatctcatcatttcatctcatcatttcatcatttcatctcatttcaactcattgcatctcagctcatcatttccatttcattattccatttcatcatttcatttattatggcatttcatctcatcatatttcatctcatctcatcatttcatctcattttatctcatctcatcatttcatcatttcatctcatcatttcttctcatctcatcatttccatttcattttcatttcattatttcatcatttcattattttatttcatctcatttcattatttcatttcattatgtcatttcatttcatctcattacatttcatctttcatctcaTAATTTCatccatcatttcatttcatttcatcatttcatctcatgatttcatctcatctcattatctcatttcatctcattatttcatctcatttcatctcatctcatttcatcatttcatttcaccattacatctcatcatttcaactcatctcatttcaatttcatcattacatttcataatttcctttcattatttcatttcatctcatttcattatttcatttcatttttcatctcatcatttttcatctcatttcatttcatcatttcatctcatcgttcatctcatctcatcattttatctcattatttcatctcatatCATCTCAttacaatttcattatttcatatcatttcattatttcatttcatctcgtttcatctcatttcatccatcatctcatttcatctcattttatctcatctcctctcctttcaatttcttttcaattttgtcatttcgtctcatcatttcatctcatcatttctactcaccatttcatctcaaaatttcatctcatcatctcatctcatcatttcgtcatttcatctcatcatttcatctcaagtcatcatttcatctaagtgaaatgatgtaatggaatcatgaaatgaaatggatAGGATGCCCTCagtgatgttaaatttaaaaattgtttcttttcatgtatgcatttttatatttatatttacttatagttattactttttatttatatttttacttatttctttatttataaacaagGTCCtgttctgtggcctaggctggaatgcagtggtgcattcacagttcactgaagcctcaagcaaacctcccaccttagcctcccaggtagctgggaccccaggtgcgcaccaccacacctggttaatattttattatttgcagagatggagtcttgctattctgcccaggctggtctcaaactcctgggctcaagcaatcctcctgcattggcaacccaaaatgctgggatgccagatatgagccacagtgcccaacctatttatttatttatttatttatttatttaataaagacaaggtctcactatgttgcccaggctggtcaactcctggactcaaatgattctccaaacttggcctctcaaaatgttgggattacaggtatgagccaccatgcttggcctaaaaatagtattatatttttgtatcatataattttcaattaGGTATTATGAATATTCTGTACAGGAAACACACCCTTAATTACAtaagaataaacatttgttacactgagaaaaatctaatagagctaaaaataaaaattaatttggaaaggtCATTAGATACTGATACATTCTTACGTTTATAcattctttcatatattcatatatcctTTTAACAGTATCAATGGTTTGGAGTTACGTGTACAAAGCCATGACCCATATGTAATACAACTAATAACAGGCACTTACAATTCAAGGCATATTATATACAAAGCTTTAActtcttatcaaaatattttacttttttctttctgttttggcagATACTATGAACacaacattcaactcacagacacCATGGAGCCCTTACTAAGCATAAAGTACTGTGAAAGGCCAGGGCTAGGACAGAACTGAGACAGGGCCAGGGATAGGACAGAACTGGGGCAGGGTCATGGCCAGAGAAAAACCAGGGGCAGGGTCACAGCCAGGGACATGAGAGGACCAAGGCCAGGTCCAGAAGCAGGGAAgaaccagggccagggcagggacatggcagggccagggccatggcaggatCAGGGTCAGcagaaggccagggcagggctagggtggcacagggccaaggcagggcagggtcaGTGTAGAGCAAGGAACGGGCCAGGGTatggcagggcagggacagggaggtcCAGGGCCAGAGTCAGGTCCAGGACCTGGACAGGGCAGGGCCAGAAACATGGCAGGACCAGAAAGGGGAcagggcaagggcaaggccaGAGAAGGACCATGGGAAAAACATGGCCAGGGAGGGTCCAGGGCAAGGGCAAGTCCAGGGCAGAACCAGAGCCAGAGCAGGccaaaggcagggccagggcagggcaaggccaggATAGGGCAGGGCCAGTGTAGGGTGAGGGTAGGACCAGGGCGagttcagggccagggcaggactAAGATAGCACAGGGCTAAGGCAGGGCCAAAAGGAGGGGCCAGGGCCAAGCATGGCCAGTGTCAGACCTGGGGATTgtcagggtcagggtcaaggCTGGTCCAGGGACAGGGCCAgagcaagggcagggccagggagaaaGCAGAACCAGAGAGGATCCAGAGCAAGGCCAGGGTCAGGGCAGAACCAGGACCAGGATAAGGCAAagccaaggccagggcagggcaaggccagggcagggcaacaccagggaagggcaaggccagggtagAAAAGGCCAGGGTAGGGCCAGGCCAGGGTAGGAGAAGGCCATGGTAgggccaaggccaaggcagggcagggctagGGTAGCACAGGGCACGGCCAAAAACAGAGCAGGGCCATAGCAGTGGCAGGACTAGCAACAGGGCTAGGGCAAGCGCTGGACCAGAGCATGGTGGGGACAATATAGGGCCAGGACAGAGGATGGCAAGGCAGGTCCAGGGCCATTTCATGGACTCAGTAGGCCTGGGgtcaggccagggcagggcaaagGCAAGGCCAGGAagaaggcagggccagggccaaggcagtgccagggcagggcaggaccagTGCAGGGCCAATGCAGGgtgagggcaaggccagggcatgGAAGGGCAGGGCAGGATCAAGGAAGGGCCAGGAGAGGGCCACGGCAGGGTCATGGCGAGAACAAGGGTATGGCTGGGGTCAGGAATATGGTAGGATGagggctgggcccaggctggggcaCGCAGGGCAGAGCATGGTCTGTGCAAGGCATGGCCAGAGCCAGGCCATAGAGATGGGAGGGCAACACCAAGGCAGAGTCAGGGTAGATCCAGGGCTGAGCAgagtcagggcaggtccagagTCGAGGCAGAGCTAGGGCCCAAGCAGCGCCATGGTAGCAccagggcagaggagggcagggcaaTGCAGGACTGGGCCATGGCAGTGCCTGGTCAACTCCGGGGCAGGGCCAGAAGcaggacagggccagggccaatGCTCAGGCCAGGGACAGGGCATGACAGGACgtgccagagcagggctgggccaaCGTTGGGGCAGGGCAAATCAGACCAGGACACCTCCAAGTCCagctctggccctgccttggccctggcccCTTCCTGGCCTGACCttgtccctggccctgccctatcCATGCCCTGTGTGTTTGACCAGTGTTTTATAACCAGAatcctacaagaaacttaaattagttctttttgtgcatttttagtagagatggggtttcacaatgttgcccaggctggttccaaactcctgagctcaagccatctgcctgccttggcctcccaaagtgctgggattacaggagtaatctGGCCAAGTATTTACCTTCTTTTTGCCTGTTTCCTACATTTGGAAAATGGGGATGCTTTAAGTACCTAGCATATAGAATTATTATGAGAATCAATGCCTCACATATTTACATGTTGATAAAATTATACTCATAGAACACTACTGGAAGCAAAGATAGTATTAGTTAAAATTTAGTGATTACTGCaagtattattactattacaaacAACATAGTATAGACATTACTACTACTATAGttatcttaaaaatctaaaataaaaattttagtaatAGCCTAAAGtaatctctcctgctctgccctggCTCAGCCCTAGTGCCGGCTCTGCCCCTAGTCCTACTACATCCCTGGCCCTGACCCTTCCCTGGTCCAGCCGCTGCCCTGGCCCTTCCCATCTTCAGGCCTTAACATGGCCCTACCCTGGTCCTGACCCTGCCCTGGTCTGGTCCTGACCCTGGCCCTACCCCAGAGAAGGGGTATGGCAGAGCCAGGGAAGGGCCGGGGCAAATAAGGGACAGGACACATCCAAATCCAGGAACGGGCCAGGGCCATGACAGAGCCAGGGCGAGTCCTTGGCAGGGCCAGGTTCCAGGCCAGGACCAGGAAAATGTCATGGCAGGGTCACTGTATGGCCAAGGTCCAGGCCAAAGCCAAGGCAGTGGCAGGGTCAGGTCTGCATAAGGGCAGGACCAGAGCCAGTGATacggcagggccagggccagggccagggctgtgccAGGACAGAACaagagcagagcagggcaggaccACAGCCAGGCCATAGAGAGAGTAGGGCAAATGCCAAGGCAATGCCAGGGTAGTGCCAGGGCTGAGGCAAGGTCAGGGAAGGTCCAGGGCTGAGTCAAGGCTAGAACCAAGATGGGGCAAAGGCCGGGGCAGATCTAGGGCACAAGCGGGGCAGATCTAGGGCACAAGCAGGGCAAGCTAGGGCAGGGCAATGGCAAGACCAGGCCATGGCAGGGCCAGCCCAGGATAGaacagggcacaggcagggcagggccagggccacggCTGGGGCAGGACAAGGACCAGGACCGGGGTCCAGGCCAGGGCAAGGGTATGGCCAGGGCAGAggtagggccagagccagggtctGGGCAGGACCAAGGCAGGTCTATTGCAGGGCCAGGGTTCAGACCAgggccagagcagggctgggacagggccagggccagaaccAGGAAAGGGCAATGTCAGGACAAGGGCCATGGCAGGACCAGCAACGGGGCTAGGAccaggacagggacagggacagggtcaGGGCTAGGGCCAGAATAGCATGCCAGGGTAGAGCCAGGCCAAATTagggccagggctgggccagggtATGGCCTTAAGTAgtgaagggccagggccagggtccaTGCCAGTGCCAGTGCCGGTCCAGGGCAGACGCAGGGCCATGGCCAGGTCTAGGACAAGGCTGTGGCAGGGCCAAGGTCTGGGTCAGGGTCAGCATAAGACCAGGACAGAGCCAGGGGAGGGACAGGGCCATGGTAAGACCAGGTTAAACCATGAACAAGACACCTGCAAATCCActtcagggccagggcagggccagttcAGGGCCAGGGTAAGGGCTGCCAGGGTcattggcagggccagggccatggcaggaccAGGGTCAGGAGCAGGGGTCAATGCCAGGCCAAGGCCACAGATAGGACCAGGTCTGTGCTAGGGCCAGTGTGAGGGCCAAGAcggggtcagggcagggccaaagggagggcagggccagggcagggtggagCAGGCCCAGGGTAGCACAGGGTTAAGGTAGGGCACGACCAACCAGGGCAGGTCTATGGCTGGGgccggggcagggccagggccggggcagggccagagccagggcagggccaagacagtggcagctccagggcagggccagggttagGACCACGGACATGTCCAAGGCCAGTGccagggcaagggcaagggcaggggcaggggcagggtcaTCTAAGAATTAGGGACAAAGCCAGGCCCAGAGCTGGGCCAGGACCGGTACCTGCAGGGCTAGGGTCTGGGCCAGGGCCACAACCAGGTCTGTGCTATGGCCAGGTCCAACACAGTGCCCTGGTAAGGCTAGGGTGAAGGCCAaggtagggccagggcagggtcaaagccaggctagggccaaggcagggccaggaaagcatagggccagggcagggcagggccaggccagtgccaagacctgggcagggccagggccagggccatagAAACGGCCTGGGCAGGACCAGGTTTGGGGCAGGAGCAAAACAAGGGAAAGGACAGTGCAGGTTCTTGGCACAGCCAGGGTCCAGGACAGtgtcagggcagggccaaggcagggtctGGGCCATGGTAAGACCAGCAACAGGGCTGGGGCTAGGTCAGTGACAGGACCAGAGTCAGGGCAAGGGCCAGAgcagggcaaggccagggtaggGCCA comes from the Homo sapiens chromosome 9, GRCh38.p14 Primary Assembly genome and includes:
- the LOC124902171 gene encoding formin-2-like, which codes for MTLPWPSPGPSLILPCPSMPWPCPHPALALHWSCPALALPWPWPCLLPGLAFALPWPDPRPTESMKWPWTCLAILCPGPILSPPCSGPALALALLLVLPLLWPCSVFGRALCYPSPALPWPWPYHGLLLPWPGPTLAFSTLALPFPGVALPWPCPALALALPYPGPGSALTLALLWILSGSAFSLALPLLWPCPWTSLDPDPDNPQV